One Paenibacillus sp. SYP-B4298 genomic window, TGAATGATCGCCCTCTTATAGAAGGTAAGGTACCGGCCGAATTTAGTGATGATTTGCCGTTAACTTCAAGGGAAAGGAGCATACTTAACCGTTTACCTGTTATGGGGAGTAATGATAGTCGAATGGAAGAAATTTTGGCGATTCTTCAACAAGTAAGCGATATGATGCCGGCATCTCCATACTCTTCAGAAGCTCAAGTCGTCGCTGGTCATTTGTATGAGAAGACATTAGAGCTATTTGAAGGTGATGAACAGCTATTAGATAAATATTGGGAACTAATAAGGCCTGCTAATGGTGAGGAGCCCGTAGTGATGGGGATGGATAGCGAATTCATGGCTTATATAGATGAAATGATCAGCTTTTTTCTAAAGCAGAGAGAGGACGAACGACATGAAGAAAAATAGACAAGCATGGTTTATAAAAAAGCACATGGGGCACCTGGTTTTACTGATTGGTGTATTGCTTATGTTGTCAGCTTGCGGAATAGCAAAGGACACGATTGATGGAATGACGGGTGAGGAATCGAAAGAGGAAATGGGTAAGGATTCTGATGTCATCATTGTAGAGGTAGTCATCGAAAGTGATGGCGATTCAGCAACTGATCTTGAGGTAGACATAAATGCTCGTAAGACTCCAGAAAGCGTTTATTT contains:
- a CDS encoding MerR family transcriptional regulator; the encoded protein is MIRVGELAQKASISKRTLYYYEQIGLLQPTLVSENGYRYYDEIAVLYLQKILLLKSIGYTLEQIKELFQNQNYTKESDNWIASLNEQIELIEQKKEELSRKQYYLKSTIHAIQLKGTSGVKDLLLVIEALNDRPLIEGKVPAEFSDDLPLTSRERSILNRLPVMGSNDSRMEEILAILQQVSDMMPASPYSSEAQVVAGHLYEKTLELFEGDEQLLDKYWELIRPANGEEPVVMGMDSEFMAYIDEMISFFLKQREDERHEEK